In Herbaspirillum sp. WKF16, one genomic interval encodes:
- the ybiB gene encoding DNA-binding protein YbiB — MQNEPLTAPPDQAVEPASPAFAAARFIKEIGRGKDGARSLSRDDARLMYAAMLDGRVSDLELGAILLAMRIKGEAVEEIGGFLEAAEASFTPVVAPDCGYAPVVLPSYNGSRKMANLTPLLCMLLVRRGVPVLMHGVTHDPQRVTSAEIFSALGIAHAASAAQAQALMAAGQPAFIPIQALSPKIARLLGMRATLGVRNSTHTLVKIMQPFAAPALRLTSYTHPEYLEMLSAYFGQAAPHERGDAFLMRGTEGETVANARRAQRIDWFSRGVKTVLVEKQSVAEELPDLPEGRDAATTAAWIAEVLDGRRPVPESIAEQVEHCADVAAAIRQRG, encoded by the coding sequence ATGCAAAACGAACCGCTCACCGCTCCCCCCGATCAGGCCGTGGAGCCTGCTTCCCCGGCCTTCGCCGCCGCCCGCTTCATCAAGGAAATCGGCCGCGGCAAGGACGGCGCGCGCAGCCTCTCGCGCGACGACGCCCGCCTGATGTACGCCGCCATGCTCGACGGCCGCGTGTCCGACCTGGAGTTGGGCGCGATCCTGCTGGCCATGCGCATCAAGGGCGAGGCGGTGGAGGAGATCGGCGGTTTCCTGGAGGCGGCCGAGGCTTCCTTCACGCCAGTGGTCGCGCCCGACTGCGGCTATGCGCCGGTGGTGCTGCCCAGCTACAACGGCTCGCGCAAGATGGCCAACCTGACGCCGCTGCTGTGCATGCTGCTGGTGCGCCGCGGCGTGCCGGTGCTGATGCATGGCGTCACGCACGACCCGCAGCGGGTCACCAGCGCCGAGATCTTCAGCGCCCTGGGCATCGCCCATGCCGCGTCGGCGGCGCAGGCGCAGGCGCTGATGGCGGCCGGGCAGCCGGCCTTCATCCCGATCCAGGCGCTCTCGCCGAAGATTGCCCGGCTGCTGGGGATGCGCGCCACGCTGGGCGTGCGCAACTCCACCCATACGCTGGTGAAGATCATGCAGCCCTTCGCCGCGCCGGCCCTGCGCCTGACGTCATACACCCATCCCGAATACCTGGAAATGCTGAGCGCCTACTTCGGCCAGGCAGCGCCGCATGAGCGCGGCGACGCCTTCCTGATGCGCGGCACCGAAGGCGAGACGGTCGCCAATGCGCGCCGGGCGCAGCGCATCGACTGGTTCAGCCGCGGCGTGAAGACCGTGCTGGTGGAAAAGCAAAGCGTGGCCGAGGAGTTGCCCGACCTGCCGGAAGGGCGCGACGCCGCCACCACCGCCGCCTGGATCGCCGAGGTGCTGGACGGCAGGAGGCCGGTGCCGGAGTCCATTGCCGAGCAAGTGGAGCACTGCGCCGACGTCGCCGCCGCGATCAGGCAGCGTGGATGA
- a CDS encoding XRE family transcriptional regulator codes for METANQKFAKRLRASMEKAGYEPKPAVLEREFNLRYWGKPMTLHGVRRWLLGESMPKQDKLETLAEWLIVTPQHLRFGEEIGKRIDKRKARWEEAIGYREREAFEAFINLPAPQRKIVKEVIFAFSQIAAPAPEKGATSVKSGTRRRTRS; via the coding sequence ATGGAAACCGCCAATCAAAAATTCGCCAAGCGCTTGCGCGCTTCGATGGAAAAAGCCGGATACGAACCCAAGCCCGCCGTCCTGGAAAGGGAATTCAATTTGCGTTATTGGGGCAAGCCGATGACGCTGCATGGCGTGCGTCGCTGGCTGCTCGGAGAATCGATGCCGAAACAGGACAAGCTGGAGACGCTGGCCGAATGGCTCATCGTCACCCCCCAGCACCTGCGCTTCGGCGAAGAGATCGGCAAGCGCATCGACAAGCGCAAAGCCCGCTGGGAAGAGGCTATCGGCTACCGCGAGCGCGAAGCCTTCGAGGCCTTCATCAACCTACCGGCGCCGCAGCGCAAGATCGTCAAGGAGGTGATCTTCGCGTTCTCGCAGATAGCGGCTCCCGCCCCGGAGAAAGGGGCGACGTCGGTGAAATCGGGAACCCGGCGTCGCACCAGAAGTTGA
- a CDS encoding putative bifunctional diguanylate cyclase/phosphodiesterase: protein MSVSYNFLLLAFALLVASLSAYAALEVSERIATQEAQYRRGWLALGAGVFGLGIWAAIFLCVAALRLPTAVGFDVRLAILALMLTVGSAFYLMHLSGLRRPHTMRLLVGGLAIGAAVNAAFHMALKAMLLAPELMYQKFLLALAVLATELTAVFAVALFSVTNNRKGGGGSFNSQQTRRVLAALMVGAALVASACTGLRAVAIMPDAQSHALHSVTREHLVNGIVFGAFLAMALALVVSGAQRNRVLKKIVGRTNDKLLHFATHDVLTGLPNRALLSDRIQHAIQVARRNGKPFAVLFMDLDGFKGINDSLGHAVGDGLLVAVAHRIRGCIRGEDMVARIGGDEFVVVMGNLPSPEVVEQLSENILAALRHDFQVEDATLRVTSSIGIAVYPNSGDSVDALMKNADAAMYEAKQSGRNTYRFFEPAMHASAMRHLQVRQALQQAIEQEQFSMHFQPKYRGGSKELTGVEALLRWTHPELGEMSPAEFIPIAERSGQIIQIGDWVLRAVCEQIRRWDESGVDPVKVALNLSPVQMRSDLVESITCIVGHAGIAPQRLMFEITETAAMKNVERSTRIIRDLQALGFDIAIDDFGTGYSSLAYLAQFHCRQIKIDRFFTSRLDSGDHSGRAIVAAIIALAHALQMEVVAEGVETEEQLRELQKLHCDQVQGFLLGRPAAAAKMQDLLAASNDDLFAADLLRP, encoded by the coding sequence ATGTCCGTTTCCTATAATTTCCTGCTGCTGGCGTTCGCGCTGCTGGTGGCCAGCCTGTCCGCCTATGCCGCACTCGAGGTGTCCGAACGGATCGCCACGCAGGAAGCGCAATATCGCAGGGGGTGGCTGGCGCTGGGCGCGGGCGTGTTCGGCCTGGGCATTTGGGCCGCGATCTTCCTGTGCGTGGCCGCGTTGCGTCTGCCGACCGCGGTCGGCTTCGATGTGCGCCTGGCGATCCTGGCATTGATGCTGACGGTGGGCAGCGCCTTCTACCTGATGCACCTGTCGGGATTGCGGCGGCCGCACACCATGCGCTTGCTGGTGGGCGGGCTGGCCATCGGCGCCGCCGTCAACGCCGCCTTCCACATGGCGCTCAAGGCGATGCTGCTTGCGCCGGAACTGATGTACCAGAAATTCCTGCTGGCGCTGGCGGTGCTGGCCACCGAGCTGACGGCGGTGTTTGCCGTCGCCCTGTTCTCGGTCACCAACAACCGCAAGGGCGGGGGCGGTTCGTTCAATTCGCAGCAGACGCGCCGCGTGCTGGCCGCGTTGATGGTGGGCGCGGCCTTGGTGGCCAGCGCCTGCACGGGCCTGCGCGCGGTGGCCATCATGCCCGATGCGCAGAGCCACGCGCTGCACAGCGTCACGCGCGAGCACCTGGTCAACGGCATCGTGTTCGGCGCCTTCCTGGCCATGGCGCTGGCGCTGGTGGTCAGCGGCGCGCAGCGCAACCGCGTGCTCAAGAAGATCGTCGGCCGCACCAACGACAAGCTGCTGCATTTCGCCACCCACGACGTGCTGACCGGCTTGCCCAACCGCGCGCTGCTGTCGGACCGCATCCAGCACGCCATCCAGGTTGCGCGCCGCAACGGCAAGCCGTTCGCGGTGCTGTTCATGGATCTCGACGGCTTCAAGGGCATCAACGATTCGCTCGGCCACGCGGTGGGCGACGGCCTGCTGGTGGCGGTGGCCCATCGCATTCGCGGCTGCATCCGCGGCGAAGACATGGTGGCGCGCATCGGCGGCGACGAGTTCGTGGTGGTGATGGGCAACCTGCCTTCGCCGGAAGTGGTGGAGCAGCTCTCCGAGAACATCCTGGCCGCGCTGCGGCATGATTTCCAGGTCGAGGATGCGACGCTGCGCGTGACTTCCAGCATCGGCATCGCGGTTTATCCCAACAGCGGCGATTCGGTCGACGCGCTGATGAAGAACGCCGATGCCGCGATGTACGAGGCCAAGCAGAGCGGGCGCAATACCTATCGCTTCTTCGAGCCGGCCATGCACGCCAGCGCGATGCGCCACCTGCAGGTGCGCCAGGCCTTGCAGCAGGCCATCGAGCAGGAGCAGTTCTCGATGCATTTCCAGCCCAAGTATCGCGGCGGCAGCAAGGAGCTGACCGGGGTCGAGGCGCTGCTGCGCTGGACCCATCCGGAGCTGGGCGAGATGTCGCCGGCCGAGTTCATTCCCATCGCCGAGCGCTCGGGACAGATCATCCAGATCGGCGACTGGGTGCTGCGCGCGGTGTGCGAGCAGATCCGCCGCTGGGACGAGAGCGGCGTCGATCCGGTCAAGGTGGCGTTGAACCTGTCGCCGGTGCAGATGCGCAGCGACCTGGTCGAGAGCATTACCTGCATCGTCGGCCATGCCGGCATCGCGCCGCAGCGGCTGATGTTCGAGATCACCGAGACCGCCGCCATGAAGAACGTCGAGCGCAGCACGCGCATCATCCGCGACCTGCAGGCGCTGGGCTTCGACATCGCCATCGACGACTTCGGCACCGGCTATTCCAGCCTGGCCTACCTGGCGCAATTCCACTGCCGCCAGATCAAGATCGACCGCTTCTTCACCTCGCGCCTGGACAGCGGCGACCATTCCGGCCGCGCCATCGTGGCAGCCATCATCGCGCTGGCGCATGCATTGCAGATGGAGGTGGTGGCCGAAGGGGTGGAGACGGAGGAGCAGCTGCGCGAGTTGCAGAAGCTGCATTGCGACCAGGTGCAGGGCTTCCTGCTGGGCCGGCCGGCCGCGGCGGCCAAGATGCAGGATCTGCTGGCGGCGAGCAACGACGACCTGTTCGCCGCCGACTTGCTGCGCCCCTGA
- a CDS encoding MATE family efflux transporter, whose product MNPDTAPVSSRTHVRRIARLAWPLLVGQLALIANGVIDTVMVSRFSALDLAALALGVSIYVSVFVGLSGVLQALQPTIGQLFGAGRHGEIGNEVKQGLWLAVLLSIFGCLLLAFSPYFLSFAKASPELVEKATLYLRIEALALPATLAFRVYASLNTAMARPKMVMAIQLCGLLLKLPLNALLIFGGLGLPAFGGPGCAIATTLIAWLMMAVAWLLVAKLPAYRPLKLFGSGFVMPSWKILRTLLRLGIPIGLSYFIEVTAFTLMAVFIARLGAVPVAGHQITANVGTVLYMLPLSIASATSTLVAQAIGANEWKAARKIGYAGIRLSVTLSVLIGIVVWFMRAHIIRAYTPDPVIVGAALPLFLYIAFYQLFDSLQVTTAFVLRAYKVAVVPTVIYAVTLWGVGLGGGYLLGFDVLGVTPAWLLGASGFWLANSASLGLVGVGLVAYLRLVQRRAGDRGAASFKV is encoded by the coding sequence TTGAATCCCGATACCGCTCCCGTTTCTTCCCGCACCCACGTCCGGCGCATCGCGCGCCTGGCGTGGCCGCTGCTGGTCGGCCAGTTGGCGCTGATCGCCAACGGCGTGATAGATACCGTGATGGTGTCGCGCTTCTCGGCGCTGGACCTGGCCGCGCTGGCGCTGGGCGTGTCGATCTATGTGAGCGTGTTCGTCGGCCTGTCCGGCGTGCTGCAGGCGCTGCAGCCCACCATCGGCCAGCTGTTCGGCGCCGGCCGCCACGGCGAGATCGGCAACGAGGTCAAGCAAGGCCTTTGGCTGGCCGTGCTGCTGTCCATCTTCGGCTGCCTGCTGCTGGCGTTCTCGCCGTACTTCCTGTCGTTCGCCAAGGCCTCGCCGGAGCTGGTTGAAAAGGCCACGCTCTACCTGCGCATCGAGGCGCTGGCGCTGCCGGCGACGCTGGCCTTCCGCGTCTACGCCTCGCTCAATACGGCAATGGCGCGTCCCAAGATGGTGATGGCGATCCAGCTGTGCGGACTCTTGCTGAAGCTGCCCCTGAACGCGCTGCTGATCTTCGGCGGCCTCGGCCTGCCGGCGTTCGGCGGCCCCGGCTGCGCCATCGCCACCACGCTGATCGCCTGGCTGATGATGGCGGTGGCCTGGCTGCTGGTGGCCAAGCTGCCGGCCTACCGACCGCTGAAGCTGTTCGGCTCCGGCTTCGTGATGCCGTCCTGGAAAATCCTGCGCACGCTGCTGCGGCTGGGCATTCCGATCGGCCTGTCCTATTTCATCGAGGTCACCGCCTTTACGCTGATGGCGGTGTTCATCGCGCGCCTGGGCGCGGTGCCGGTGGCCGGGCACCAGATCACCGCCAACGTCGGCACGGTGCTCTACATGCTGCCGCTGTCGATAGCCAGCGCCACCAGCACGCTGGTGGCGCAAGCCATCGGCGCCAACGAGTGGAAGGCGGCCCGGAAGATCGGCTACGCCGGCATTCGCCTGTCGGTGACGCTGTCGGTGCTGATCGGCATCGTGGTGTGGTTCATGCGCGCGCACATCATCCGCGCCTACACGCCCGATCCGGTGATCGTCGGCGCGGCCTTGCCGCTGTTCCTCTACATCGCCTTCTACCAGCTGTTCGATTCGCTGCAGGTGACCACCGCCTTCGTGCTGCGCGCCTACAAGGTGGCGGTGGTGCCGACCGTGATCTACGCGGTGACGCTGTGGGGCGTGGGCCTGGGCGGCGGCTACCTGCTCGGTTTCGATGTGCTGGGCGTCACGCCCGCCTGGCTGCTGGGCGCCTCGGGGTTCTGGCTGGCCAACAGCGCCAGCCTGGGACTGGTGGGCGTGGGCCTGGTGGCCTACCTGCGCTTGGTCCAGCGCCGCGCGGGTGATCGCGGCGCGGCATCCTTCAAGGTCTGA
- a CDS encoding ArnT family glycosyltransferase: MKPVRLPAAATTALPRMALLALALLYILPGLIGRDPWKNEDATSFGIMWTMAHGTLADWLTPNVAGLALPAESPLAYWFGAVCIRLFGWLLGDPLAARVSTVGCFLVGSLSIWYTTYLLGRRPEAQPLKLAFGGQPEPKDFGRTLADGAFLIYLGFLGLLLHSHETSPKTLQIALVAYAMYGGARVFDAHKLRHACWLGLALGMLILTYGWLLPAGAMIGLLVLAAVRKDGTAARLLAGVSLPIAVLICALWVVAIRNLLPQEAAGQFDLWMSWNIYQLNRPTLSTLAFLGKYGVWFAWPAWPFAGWALYAWRRQLASLHIALPLAFFIPLVLLVLINVHTEEGMLLPLLPALAILAAFGLPTMKRGAINAVDWFSVMTLTTSAAFIWIGWIAKETGWPAQIARNAYKLAPGFKPGFEWISLAIAVAATVAWIVVVHWRISRRPSVLWRAVVLSSGGVILCWVLLMTLWLPWVNYGKSYAGVAQQIESKLTSVKQCVQSNVGTAQRASFAYFGSVRFADERDQSCDYLLLQDDISNQDATLMLRQYPGSWRMVWEGRRPSDRDERFRLYRRVGQ, from the coding sequence ATGAAGCCAGTCCGTCTTCCCGCAGCCGCGACCACCGCACTTCCGCGCATGGCGCTCCTGGCGCTCGCCCTTTTGTATATCCTGCCGGGCCTGATCGGCCGCGACCCGTGGAAGAACGAGGACGCCACCAGCTTCGGCATCATGTGGACCATGGCGCACGGGACGCTGGCCGACTGGCTCACGCCCAACGTCGCCGGCCTCGCGCTGCCGGCGGAAAGCCCGCTGGCCTACTGGTTCGGCGCCGTCTGCATCAGGCTCTTCGGCTGGCTGCTGGGCGATCCGCTGGCCGCGCGCGTGTCCACCGTGGGCTGCTTCCTGGTCGGCTCGCTGTCGATCTGGTACACCACCTACCTGCTGGGCCGCCGCCCCGAGGCGCAGCCCCTGAAGCTGGCCTTCGGCGGCCAGCCCGAACCCAAGGACTTCGGCCGCACGCTGGCCGACGGCGCCTTCCTGATCTATCTCGGTTTCCTGGGCCTGCTGCTGCACAGCCACGAGACCAGCCCCAAGACCCTGCAGATCGCGCTGGTGGCCTACGCCATGTACGGCGGCGCGCGCGTGTTCGACGCGCACAAGCTGCGCCACGCCTGCTGGCTCGGCCTGGCGCTGGGCATGCTGATCCTGACCTATGGCTGGCTGCTGCCGGCCGGCGCCATGATCGGCCTGCTGGTGCTGGCCGCGGTGCGCAAGGACGGCACCGCCGCCCGCTTGCTGGCCGGGGTGTCGCTGCCCATCGCGGTGCTGATCTGCGCGCTGTGGGTGGTCGCCATTCGCAACCTGTTGCCGCAGGAGGCGGCCGGCCAGTTCGACCTGTGGATGAGCTGGAACATCTACCAGCTGAACCGCCCCACGCTTTCCACGCTGGCCTTCCTGGGCAAGTACGGCGTTTGGTTCGCCTGGCCGGCCTGGCCGTTCGCCGGCTGGGCCCTGTACGCCTGGCGCCGCCAGCTGGCCTCGCTGCACATCGCGCTGCCGCTGGCCTTCTTCATTCCGCTGGTGCTGCTGGTGCTGATCAATGTGCACACCGAGGAAGGCATGCTGCTGCCGCTGCTGCCGGCGCTGGCGATCCTGGCCGCCTTCGGCTTGCCGACCATGAAGCGCGGCGCCATCAACGCGGTGGACTGGTTCTCGGTGATGACGCTGACCACCTCGGCCGCCTTCATCTGGATCGGCTGGATCGCCAAGGAAACCGGCTGGCCGGCGCAGATCGCGCGCAACGCCTACAAGCTGGCGCCGGGCTTCAAGCCGGGCTTCGAATGGATCTCGCTGGCCATCGCGGTGGCCGCAACGGTGGCCTGGATCGTCGTGGTCCACTGGCGCATCTCGCGCCGCCCATCGGTGCTGTGGCGCGCGGTGGTGCTGTCTTCGGGCGGCGTGATCCTGTGCTGGGTGTTGCTGATGACACTGTGGCTGCCCTGGGTCAACTACGGCAAGAGCTACGCCGGCGTGGCCCAGCAGATCGAGTCCAAACTGACCTCCGTCAAGCAGTGCGTGCAGAGCAACGTGGGCACCGCGCAGCGCGCTTCCTTCGCCTACTTCGGCAGCGTGCGCTTCGCCGACGAGCGCGACCAGAGCTGTGATTACCTGCTGCTGCAGGATGACATCAGCAACCAGGACGCCACCCTGATGCTGCGCCAGTACCCCGGCTCCTGGCGCATGGTATGGGAAGGCCGCCGCCCGTCCGACCGCGACGAGCGCTTCCGTCTCTATCGCCGCGTGGGCCAATGA
- a CDS encoding type B 50S ribosomal protein L31 has product MKEGIHPEYREILFHDVSNDFKFITRSTIGTRETGEFEGKQYPLVKIEVSSESHPFYTGKHKIVDTAGRVEKFRQKFGSVGSKTAVSKA; this is encoded by the coding sequence ATGAAAGAAGGCATCCACCCCGAATACCGCGAAATCCTGTTCCACGACGTGTCGAACGATTTCAAGTTCATCACCCGCTCGACCATCGGCACCCGCGAAACCGGCGAATTCGAAGGCAAGCAATACCCGCTGGTGAAGATCGAAGTCTCGTCGGAATCGCACCCGTTCTACACCGGCAAGCACAAGATCGTCGACACCGCCGGCCGCGTTGAGAAGTTCCGCCAGAAGTTCGGTTCCGTCGGTTCGAAGACTGCAGTCTCGAAGGCGTAA
- the rho gene encoding transcription termination factor Rho, with protein sequence MHLSELKALHVSALLEMAISLDIENAARLRKQELMFAILKKRAKSGEQIFGDGALEVLPDGFGFLRSPDASYMASTDDIYISPSQIRRFNLHTGDSIEGEVRTPKDGERYFALVKVDKVNGEPPEASKHRILFENLTPLHPNKLLQLERDMRGEENITGRIIDLIAPVGRGQRGLLVASPKSGKSVMLQHIAHAITTNHPDTVMIVLLIDERPEEVTEMQRSVRGEVVASTFDEPATRHVQVAEMVLEKAKRLVEMKKDVVILLDSITRLARAYNTVIPASGKVLTGGVDANALQRPKRFFGAARNVEEGGSLTIIATALIETGSRMDDVIYEEFKGTGNMEVHLERRLAEKRVYPAINLSKSGTRREELLIKPDQLQKIWVLRKLMYDMDEIEAMEFILDKMKSTKNNAEFFDMMRRGN encoded by the coding sequence ATGCACTTATCAGAACTAAAAGCGTTGCACGTCTCTGCATTGCTGGAAATGGCAATCAGCCTGGACATCGAGAACGCTGCGCGCCTGCGCAAACAGGAACTCATGTTTGCCATCCTGAAGAAGCGCGCAAAATCAGGAGAACAGATTTTCGGCGATGGCGCCCTCGAAGTGTTGCCTGACGGCTTCGGCTTCCTGCGCTCGCCCGACGCCAGCTACATGGCGTCCACCGACGACATTTATATTTCGCCTTCGCAGATCCGCCGCTTCAACCTGCACACCGGCGACTCCATCGAAGGCGAAGTGCGCACGCCCAAGGACGGCGAGCGCTATTTCGCCCTGGTCAAGGTCGACAAGGTCAACGGCGAACCGCCGGAGGCTTCCAAGCACCGCATCCTGTTCGAGAACCTCACCCCGCTGCACCCCAACAAGCTGCTGCAGCTGGAACGCGACATGCGCGGCGAGGAGAACATCACCGGCCGCATCATCGACCTGATCGCCCCGGTCGGACGCGGCCAGCGCGGCCTGCTGGTGGCGTCGCCCAAGTCCGGCAAGTCGGTGATGCTGCAGCACATCGCGCACGCCATCACCACCAACCATCCCGATACCGTGATGATCGTCCTGCTGATCGACGAACGTCCGGAAGAAGTGACCGAAATGCAGCGCTCGGTGCGCGGCGAGGTCGTGGCATCGACCTTCGACGAACCGGCCACGCGCCACGTGCAGGTCGCTGAAATGGTGCTGGAAAAGGCCAAGCGCCTGGTCGAAATGAAGAAGGACGTGGTGATCCTGCTGGACTCCATCACCCGCCTGGCGCGCGCCTACAACACCGTGATCCCGGCCTCCGGCAAGGTGCTGACCGGCGGTGTGGACGCCAACGCGCTGCAGCGCCCCAAGCGCTTCTTCGGCGCCGCCCGCAACGTGGAAGAAGGCGGCTCGCTGACCATCATCGCCACCGCGCTGATCGAAACCGGTTCGCGCATGGACGACGTGATCTACGAAGAATTCAAGGGCACCGGCAACATGGAAGTGCACCTGGAGCGCCGCCTGGCCGAGAAGCGCGTCTACCCGGCCATCAACCTCTCCAAGTCCGGCACCCGCCGCGAGGAACTGCTGATCAAGCCCGACCAGCTGCAAAAGATCTGGGTGCTGCGCAAGCTGATGTACGACATGGACGAGATCGAGGCGATGGAATTCATCCTCGACAAGATGAAGTCCACCAAGAACAACGCCGAGTTCTTCGACATGATGCGTCGGGGCAACTGA
- the trxA gene encoding thioredoxin TrxA yields MSENIKHISDASFEADVLKSDKPVLVDFWAEWCGPCKAIAPILEEVAKEYEGKLQIAKLDVDSNQAIPAKFGIRGIPTLILFKNGAAAAQKVGALAKGQLTSFIDSNI; encoded by the coding sequence ATGAGCGAAAACATCAAACATATCTCTGACGCCTCCTTCGAAGCCGATGTGCTGAAGTCCGACAAACCCGTCCTGGTCGATTTCTGGGCCGAATGGTGCGGTCCCTGCAAGGCGATCGCCCCGATCCTGGAAGAAGTCGCCAAGGAATACGAAGGCAAGCTGCAGATCGCCAAGCTGGACGTGGACTCCAACCAGGCCATTCCGGCCAAGTTCGGCATCCGCGGCATCCCGACCCTGATCCTGTTCAAGAACGGCGCGGCCGCCGCGCAGAAAGTGGGCGCCCTGGCCAAGGGCCAGCTGACTTCGTTCATCGACAGCAACATCTGA